Below is a genomic region from Treponema sp. OMZ 798.
AGATGAAGGCACATACTTTAAGAATGCGCATTCGGAGTGATAGTGATTATAGAAAATTTACTTAGTTTTGGGAAGAATATTTCGCATCACTTTGTATTGTCATTTGGGGATTTGTTTGCGTTTGGAAAGGTATTAAGGTTTCAGCGAAAGAGAAAGAAATGCAAGTATTCTTGAACGATAAGAGCAATACTATACTAGTTTTCTAAGAAAAAATTATAAGAAAGGCGAAGTACCAATAAGCATATATTATCAAAAGAATAATCCTGATCGCTTTGTAATAAAGGAAATGTCGGAGCTAAAATATCTAAAAAGAGAAAAATGGATTGTGCCTACTATTGAAATTTTTCTTATTTTAGTAGGTATAGGAATTATGTATCATCGTTTAATAATGGTTATGTGATATAAATCCTATCTTATTAAGTTAATTTTACTAACAACCAATAAATTAAGGAGAATTTATGAACAAAATAATAACTGATGGAATTACGAGAAGAAAACACTAACTATTGACATTTATTTGTCGATATGTTTTACTAACTAATACATGGAGGAAAGAACATGAAAGAAATTCAACATAAGTATTTCGGTATTTTAAACCTTGAAACCGATGACGATGTATCGGTAATTTGGGAGAAAGAAATTAATGGAATTCAAGTTTGGCTGTGGTATAGTAATAGCGGAGAAGTGCCGGATGTTTTGCTGGATAGCTATGCACAATTTCTTGTAGATTTAGACGAGAAAATCAAGGAAGGCCGCCGTGCTATTATCGAATACTTAAACAATGACAGGCACTATATTGACTTTCATATCGAAGAGTTGGACTTAGATGACTTACCAAGCGATACAACTGATTTTGCAAATCAAATGAGCATAACGAATCTGGGTTTGTGGATAAATAATACTCCGCACATCACAATGGATTTTATGATTAATCCGGATTTAAGCGACGAGATACTATGCGTGAAGTTCGGCAAAGATGCGAAAATAATCGACATTGCATGGGAAAGCTGAGGATAGGGAAAATAATTATCCAAAACACAAATTATGAGTAAAAAATGTCTTTATATTGCTGAAACATCAATTCCGCTTAGCCTATGTGATGATAATGCAATTATTTCTTATCAAGAACATAAAATAGAAATTGTGGAGATGATTTTATGTCCCAAAGTGATTATTTTCAAAACGCTATGGAATATATCCTAAAAAACTTAAGAGAGTAATATAGATTTTGTGTTTCAAAAAAAACCGCCTTTGTTTTCTGTATAAAAATTTAATGATATGATGAGTTAGCGAAATCAACAAAATTAGATTTTTTTGGAGGTAAAGGTATGACATCAAGTTATGAAAGAAAAAAATTAAACGAAAACGATAAAACTCTTAAACAAGACATGAGTCAAATTGCCGACCTTCCCGGTATGGTTTTTGTGATTCATTTACTTATGGAAGAAAAATGTAAAGCGCCTGAAAAAAAGCTTATGCATAAAATTATGGCCAAGCATTTAGGCGAAACGGATTGCTTTTGCTATGATAGTAATATGGCAGGCTTTGCTCCAAAAAAATATTCCGTGTACTTTGAAAAAGAAAAACTGAATGCTCATCCTCAGCTTATCATTATGAACTGTTCTGAAATTGAAAAACCGATTATGGATGATATTGCCGCAAAGCAATTATGGAATTGTCCGAACGGCGAAGAAATTCTGAAGACATGTAAATATCAAGTATTGGCAACGGATATGTTGGCTGCCGGTTTAGGTTATAAAGAAAGAGCGGAAATGCTGGTGCATTATGTTGAAGCATTAGTAAACATTTATCCGTCCTGCAAGGCAGTCGTTTTTGAAACATCTAAAAAAATGCTGACCAGGGAAGAGATTCTGAACTGCAATTTA
It encodes:
- a CDS encoding DUF4261 domain-containing protein; the protein is MTSSYERKKLNENDKTLKQDMSQIADLPGMVFVIHLLMEEKCKAPEKKLMHKIMAKHLGETDCFCYDSNMAGFAPKKYSVYFEKEKLNAHPQLIIMNCSEIEKPIMDDIAAKQLWNCPNGEEILKTCKYQVLATDMLAAGLGYKERAEMLVHYVEALVNIYPSCKAVVFETSKKMLTREEILNCNLPEETRFIHYAVNIRFFNIQGTNDMLIDSLGMSTLFLPDIQYHFHGLNPNDIVNHAYNVLSYIYDNDNPIADGNTIAGLTGDKMNPDIKWEVQYEDSLIQPIREVIDINTGEYASGNR
- a CDS encoding DUF2004 domain-containing protein; the protein is MKEIQHKYFGILNLETDDDVSVIWEKEINGIQVWLWYSNSGEVPDVLLDSYAQFLVDLDEKIKEGRRAIIEYLNNDRHYIDFHIEELDLDDLPSDTTDFANQMSITNLGLWINNTPHITMDFMINPDLSDEILCVKFGKDAKIIDIAWES